One window of Trinickia caryophylli genomic DNA carries:
- a CDS encoding haloacid dehalogenase type II, with the protein MKLTDFDTLTFDCYGTLIDWESGIFEGLRPLLDRVKTPLSRDQVLEAHARHESSQQLYTPGKRYQELLPIVYKRVAEEWGVPFTHEECVAYGRSIRNWPAFDDSAAALQYLKQHYRLVILSNIDNESFTYSNAKLRVEFDAIITAEDVGAYKPSPRNFEYMLDKLGARGIRKERILHTAESLFHDHRPANAFGLASCWIYRRHSQEGFGATMNPGEQPAVNFRFNSMAELAKAHQEALLQP; encoded by the coding sequence GTGAAATTGACCGACTTCGATACGCTGACGTTCGACTGCTATGGCACGCTGATCGACTGGGAATCGGGCATCTTCGAGGGGTTGCGACCGCTGCTCGATCGCGTGAAAACGCCGCTCTCGCGCGATCAGGTGCTCGAGGCTCATGCTCGCCATGAATCCTCGCAGCAGTTGTATACGCCGGGCAAGCGGTACCAGGAACTGCTGCCGATCGTCTACAAACGCGTGGCGGAGGAATGGGGCGTGCCTTTCACGCATGAGGAGTGCGTGGCATACGGGCGGTCGATTCGCAACTGGCCCGCATTCGACGACTCGGCGGCCGCGCTTCAGTATCTGAAGCAGCACTACAGGCTCGTGATTCTCTCGAACATCGACAACGAGAGCTTTACCTACAGCAATGCCAAGCTTCGGGTCGAATTCGACGCGATCATCACAGCCGAAGACGTGGGTGCGTACAAGCCGTCGCCGCGCAACTTCGAGTACATGCTCGATAAACTGGGTGCCCGCGGTATCAGGAAGGAGCGCATCCTTCACACGGCGGAAAGCCTTTTTCACGACCACAGGCCCGCGAATGCGTTCGGCCTTGCATCGTGCTGGATCTATCGTCGCCACTCGCAAGAGGGGTTCGGCGCAACGATGAACCCGGGCGAACAGCCGGCGGTCAATTTCCGGTTCAACAGCATGGCGGAACTCGCGAAGGCGCATCAGGAAGCGCTGCTGCAGCCATAA
- a CDS encoding type VI secretion system amidase immunity protein Tai4: protein MIGAALSAAALLTALASDAKDIAHSSPEAATRTYAQNFKDMVLATCIANAYKGDQRAAVDAGSSVSALRDWTYYDLEKSPDVIRALVDRYLARDYRNPLAESETKDVKFDFLKCLDLYHSRELEQQAKRLVINPRHTYRQDNPVPLDRK, encoded by the coding sequence ATGATCGGGGCCGCTCTTTCGGCCGCGGCACTTCTGACCGCATTGGCGAGCGACGCGAAGGACATCGCGCATTCTTCTCCTGAAGCGGCAACGCGAACGTACGCGCAGAACTTCAAAGACATGGTCTTGGCCACCTGTATCGCCAATGCATACAAGGGCGACCAACGTGCCGCTGTCGACGCCGGAAGCAGCGTGAGCGCGTTGCGCGATTGGACCTATTACGATCTTGAAAAGAGTCCGGATGTAATACGCGCATTAGTGGATCGTTATTTGGCGCGTGATTATCGTAATCCACTGGCGGAATCGGAAACGAAAGATGTGAAGTTCGATTTTCTCAAGTGCCTGGATCTTTACCACAGCCGGGAATTGGAGCAACAAGCCAAACGCCTTGTCATCAATCCGCGCCATACTTACAGGCAGGACAATCCCGTGCCGCTCGACCGGAAGTAG
- a CDS encoding type VI secretion system amidase effector protein Tae4, translating into MRRPSFSAAWAASMRIYDPANAAGRVAQVIGGYVEKNINNPDPKQRWSNTCAVRMSYILNESGFAIPGLPGQTVSGADKRQYFFRVKDLIAFLRGRWGQPEVISYPPSGGGALAGKRGLVLFEVSGWTDAAGHATLFDGKTCYDHCYFNEPEARYRTDRANFWSLP; encoded by the coding sequence ATGAGGAGACCGTCTTTTTCCGCCGCCTGGGCGGCTTCGATGCGAATCTACGATCCCGCGAACGCAGCGGGCCGAGTGGCGCAGGTAATCGGTGGCTATGTCGAAAAAAATATCAACAATCCCGATCCTAAGCAGCGGTGGAGCAACACCTGCGCCGTGCGGATGAGCTACATTCTGAACGAATCCGGGTTCGCCATTCCCGGATTGCCTGGCCAGACTGTTTCTGGTGCGGATAAGCGCCAGTATTTCTTCCGCGTTAAAGATCTTATTGCATTCCTCCGGGGACGGTGGGGACAGCCGGAAGTCATCAGCTATCCGCCATCGGGCGGCGGTGCACTGGCAGGCAAAAGAGGTCTCGTTTTGTTCGAAGTCAGTGGATGGACAGACGCCGCGGGTCACGCGACCCTGTTCGACGGCAAGACATGCTATGACCATTGTTATTTCAACGAGCCCGAGGCAAGGTATCGCACCGACCGTGCGAATTTCTGGAGCTTGCCGTGA
- a CDS encoding HU family DNA-binding protein, protein MNKTELIDHIAEQADLSKAAAGRALDAVIAGVKNTLKKGGSVTLVGFGTFAVGKRTARTGRNPRTGAAIKIKAAKVPKFKPGKALKDALN, encoded by the coding sequence ATGAACAAGACGGAATTGATCGACCACATCGCGGAACAAGCGGATTTATCGAAAGCGGCGGCAGGGCGCGCGCTCGACGCCGTCATCGCCGGCGTCAAGAACACCTTGAAAAAGGGCGGCTCGGTGACGCTTGTGGGCTTCGGCACGTTCGCGGTCGGCAAGCGCACCGCGCGTACGGGCCGCAATCCGCGCACCGGAGCGGCGATCAAGATCAAGGCCGCCAAGGTTCCGAAATTTAAGCCTGGCAAAGCACTGAAAGATGCGCTAAACTAG